In one Actinomyces trachealis genomic region, the following are encoded:
- a CDS encoding PTS sugar transporter subunit IIA, with product MTLTVIAPLAGNLIAVEDVPDPVFSGKFVGPGIALDPERSGEVTAVAPISGKVVKVHPHAFVIVSDDSKSVLVHLGLDTVQLAGEGFKVLAKEGDRVKAGDPMVTWNPGQVEAGGRNPIVPIIALETEEADLVLPKPGSTVAPGDTVLTIK from the coding sequence GTGACCCTCACCGTAATCGCTCCCCTGGCGGGCAATCTGATCGCGGTTGAGGACGTCCCTGACCCGGTCTTCTCCGGCAAGTTCGTCGGCCCCGGCATCGCCCTCGACCCAGAGCGCAGTGGTGAGGTCACCGCTGTGGCCCCCATCAGCGGCAAGGTCGTCAAGGTCCACCCGCACGCTTTCGTGATCGTCTCCGATGACTCCAAGAGTGTACTGGTCCACCTGGGCCTGGACACCGTCCAGCTCGCTGGTGAAGGCTTTAAGGTCCTGGCCAAGGAAGGGGACCGGGTCAAAGCTGGCGACCCGATGGTCACCTGGAACCCCGGACAGGTCGAGGCAGGCGGACGCAACCCCATCGTCCCGATCATCGCCCTGGAAACCGAGGAGGCTGACCTGGTGCTCCCAAAGCCCGGCTCCACCGTCGCCCCCGGTGACACGGTGCTAACCATCAAGTGA
- a CDS encoding glucose PTS transporter subunit EIIB, protein MSKAQQIVDALGGFDNIIEIEPCITRLRCELEDISLMKESGLKAAGAHGVLKVGDSVQVIVGPNADTIAEDIEDLR, encoded by the coding sequence ATGTCCAAGGCTCAACAGATCGTCGACGCCCTCGGCGGATTCGACAACATCATCGAAATCGAGCCCTGCATCACCCGACTGCGCTGCGAGCTGGAGGACATCAGCCTAATGAAAGAGTCTGGTCTCAAGGCCGCTGGCGCACACGGCGTGCTCAAGGTCGGCGACTCCGTGCAGGTCATCGTCGGTCCCAACGCCGACACCATCGCTGAGGACATCGAGGATCTGCGGTGA
- a CDS encoding PTS transporter subunit EIIB: MKPDIRAIVAALGGAENIDSLEPCTTRLRVEVLDPSRLDRAALRRAGTHGASAIGRVIQVIVGPNADIISTDIAELLDLLQHNDQ, from the coding sequence ATGAAGCCTGACATCCGGGCGATAGTCGCAGCCCTCGGTGGCGCTGAGAACATCGACTCCTTGGAACCATGCACCACTCGGCTGCGTGTGGAGGTGCTCGACCCCTCGCGTCTGGACCGTGCCGCCCTGCGACGCGCGGGAACGCATGGCGCCTCCGCGATCGGGCGCGTTATCCAGGTGATCGTCGGCCCAAACGCTGACATTATCTCCACCGACATCGCCGAGCTGTTAGACCTGCTGCAGCACAACGACCAGTAA
- the malQ gene encoding 4-alpha-glucanotransferase, producing the protein MSQPNADAQPPSESLIRLADLHGVSTEYWDYHGNLASPSRQTLEAVLGALGVAATTEEEITAALADAELAPWRQALPACIVTRSGKAETVHVYVPDGADVSVHLELEEGGERWLKQTDDWTRAREVDGVLTGRAAFDLPTDLPLGWHLLVAEIRAKGAEPARTVAAPLAVTPDHLELPQALGERGWGVMAQLYSVRSRASWGIGDADDLTELAGFLGDEGADFLLINPLHAAEPTGKMTASPYLPVTRRFVNPIYIRPENILEVSRLSGPRRSLVQWAQQEVRDRNLETTPIDRDEVWKAKREALEVIYAAGRSRARQRDFERFRAEQGEGLGRFALWCALTEKYGDLTAWPENLKDASSAHVAMEARTLADRIEFYAWMQWVIDEQLERAQRQALASGMALGIMDDLAVGVHPRGADVWSTPDAFASGIHVGAPPDMYNQLGQNWSQPPWSPKYLAENAFTPLRDMVRTVLRHAGALRVDHVIGLFRLWWIPEGMGAAQGAYVRYDHEAMVGVLLLEAHRAGAVVIGEDLGTVEPWAREYLISRGVLGTSVLWFEKQGDGWPLQPESYRRLALSTVNTHDLPPTAGYLADEHVELRQRLGLLTDPVEQVRAEARVERDRMIARLREHGLLGDEPTEREIVEALHRYVVRTPSALIGVSLVDGVGERRTQNQPGTDKEYPNWQIPLADGSGEAVLAEDLPNSVRLGSLLAAVRDELAQRQV; encoded by the coding sequence ATGTCCCAACCTAACGCAGATGCCCAGCCGCCAAGTGAAAGCCTGATCCGCCTAGCTGATCTGCATGGCGTGTCCACCGAGTACTGGGACTATCACGGCAACCTGGCCTCGCCCTCTCGCCAGACCCTGGAGGCAGTGCTCGGCGCCCTCGGCGTCGCCGCCACCACGGAGGAAGAGATCACGGCCGCCCTAGCCGACGCCGAACTAGCTCCCTGGCGCCAGGCCCTGCCCGCCTGCATCGTGACGCGCAGCGGTAAGGCTGAGACAGTGCACGTGTACGTTCCTGACGGTGCAGACGTGTCTGTCCACTTAGAACTTGAAGAAGGTGGTGAACGCTGGCTCAAGCAGACGGATGACTGGACTCGGGCCCGTGAGGTCGACGGCGTACTGACCGGCCGCGCAGCCTTCGACCTGCCCACCGATCTGCCCCTAGGCTGGCACCTTCTGGTCGCTGAAATCCGCGCCAAGGGCGCTGAACCGGCCCGCACGGTTGCCGCGCCACTGGCCGTTACCCCAGACCACCTGGAGTTGCCGCAGGCGCTAGGGGAGCGCGGTTGGGGTGTCATGGCGCAGCTCTACTCTGTGCGCTCGCGGGCATCCTGGGGTATTGGCGACGCCGATGATCTCACTGAGCTGGCGGGCTTCCTGGGCGATGAGGGGGCTGACTTCCTGCTCATCAACCCGTTGCACGCTGCCGAGCCCACCGGGAAGATGACCGCCTCACCCTACCTGCCGGTCACACGCCGCTTCGTCAACCCGATTTACATCCGGCCGGAGAACATTCTGGAGGTTTCCCGCCTTTCGGGACCGCGCCGTTCCCTGGTGCAGTGGGCCCAGCAGGAGGTGCGTGACCGCAACCTGGAGACCACCCCGATCGACCGCGACGAGGTGTGGAAGGCTAAGCGTGAGGCCCTTGAGGTCATCTATGCTGCTGGCCGCTCCCGGGCCCGCCAGCGCGACTTTGAGCGTTTTCGTGCCGAGCAGGGGGAGGGTCTGGGTCGCTTTGCCCTCTGGTGTGCCCTGACCGAGAAATACGGGGATCTCACCGCTTGGCCAGAGAACCTCAAGGACGCCAGCTCCGCACATGTGGCCATGGAGGCCCGTACGTTAGCGGACAGGATTGAGTTCTACGCCTGGATGCAGTGGGTCATCGACGAGCAGCTTGAGCGCGCGCAGCGCCAGGCCCTGGCTTCCGGCATGGCCCTGGGCATCATGGATGACCTGGCCGTGGGTGTGCACCCGCGTGGCGCGGATGTCTGGTCCACACCAGATGCCTTTGCCTCCGGAATACACGTTGGCGCCCCACCGGACATGTACAACCAGTTGGGGCAGAACTGGTCTCAGCCGCCGTGGAGCCCCAAGTACCTGGCGGAGAACGCCTTCACGCCGTTGCGGGACATGGTGCGCACGGTGCTGCGCCACGCCGGGGCCCTGCGTGTGGACCACGTCATCGGACTGTTCCGGCTGTGGTGGATCCCGGAGGGCATGGGGGCCGCGCAGGGAGCATACGTTCGTTACGATCACGAGGCCATGGTGGGTGTGCTGTTGCTGGAGGCGCACCGCGCTGGCGCCGTCGTCATTGGTGAGGACCTGGGGACGGTGGAGCCTTGGGCTCGGGAGTATCTGATCTCCCGTGGTGTGCTGGGCACCTCTGTGCTCTGGTTTGAGAAGCAGGGCGATGGCTGGCCGCTGCAGCCCGAGTCATACCGGCGCCTGGCTCTATCGACTGTGAACACGCATGACCTGCCGCCCACCGCGGGCTACCTGGCGGACGAGCACGTGGAGCTGCGTCAGCGCCTCGGCCTGCTCACAGACCCGGTGGAGCAGGTGCGTGCGGAAGCTCGCGTGGAGCGCGACCGCATGATTGCGCGCTTGCGGGAGCATGGTTTGCTGGGTGATGAGCCGACCGAGCGTGAGATTGTGGAGGCACTGCACCGGTACGTGGTGCGCACTCCTTCCGCACTCATTGGCGTTTCACTGGTCGACGGCGTAGGTGAGCGTCGCACCCAGAACCAGCCGGGTACGGACAAGGAGTACCCGAACTGGCAGATTCCGCTGGCAGATGGCTCTGGTGAGGCGGTGCTGGCGGAGGATCTGCCCAACTCAGTGCGTCTGGGCAGCTTGCTGGCGGCGGTGCGGGACGAGTTGGCGCAACGTCAGGTTTGA
- a CDS encoding GntR family transcriptional regulator, with translation MSPSRAKYVQVRDHLLSEVRSNLAPGSPIPSERDLCKLFHVSRMTVRQAIDTLVVDGVLERHQGKGTFVAQPKVDLQVRLTSFTQEMRRRGMEPGSVFLLAETIPASNAVAEELEQAPGTAVHHLRRLLTADSTPMAIEENWIPADSLPGLLDGPLNFSVYERLTSVGLPPGWGEDLIEGHSATIEEAALLSVREGAPTLAITRRTFHEHTVIDYSHSIYRADRYALWVPVAVPAPAVSRPVPAPEGAAS, from the coding sequence ATGTCACCTTCAAGAGCCAAGTACGTCCAGGTACGCGACCATCTCCTGAGCGAGGTGCGTTCCAACCTAGCTCCAGGCAGCCCTATCCCCTCAGAACGCGACCTCTGCAAGCTCTTTCACGTCTCCCGCATGACCGTCCGCCAGGCTATCGACACCCTGGTGGTGGACGGCGTCCTAGAGCGACATCAGGGCAAGGGAACCTTTGTGGCACAACCGAAGGTTGATCTACAGGTACGGCTAACTTCCTTCACCCAGGAGATGCGACGCCGTGGCATGGAACCAGGCTCAGTATTCCTGCTGGCTGAGACCATCCCCGCCTCCAACGCCGTCGCCGAGGAACTGGAGCAGGCACCTGGCACCGCCGTGCACCACCTACGGCGCCTACTCACAGCCGACTCAACCCCCATGGCCATTGAGGAGAACTGGATCCCTGCGGACTCGCTTCCAGGACTGCTGGACGGACCACTGAATTTCTCCGTCTATGAGCGCCTAACCAGCGTTGGCCTACCGCCCGGTTGGGGAGAGGACTTGATTGAGGGGCACTCCGCTACGATTGAGGAAGCGGCGCTCTTAAGCGTGCGCGAGGGAGCGCCAACCCTCGCAATCACCCGCCGTACCTTCCACGAGCACACCGTCATCGACTACTCGCACTCCATCTACCGCGCAGACCGCTATGCCTTGTGGGTGCCGGTAGCTGTCCCCGCACCCGCCGTGTCCCGCCCAGTCCCCGCCCCTGAAGGAGCCGCATCATGA
- a CDS encoding PTS transporter subunit EIIC encodes MENNVTTKKSGGAFAVAQRLGRSLMLPIATLPAAGLLLRLGQGDMLGADGVAKHLSAMQPVADVMAAAGGAVFSNLPLIFAVGVAVGFAKKSDGSTGVAGLFGYLVLTGVFNALAPHWGAGGDGADKPNTINYGVLAGLIIGVVAAKLWEKYYRVKLPDWLAFFGGRRFVPIVTSGAAVLIGVVMGAIYPAFNWAINEKLGGWLIEAGTHGGVGGSLAYFVYGVINRLLIPFGLHHLWNSLPWFQLGTCKGADGTEVHGDLNCFFQGVNGSNSWSGGFMTGFFPIMMFALPAAALAMWHTAKPEKRKATGALMISVALTAFLTGVTEPLEYSFAYVAFPLYAVHAILTGLALVIVNALGIKTGFTFSAGLFDYLINMGKSSELSGGFFQGPVMLVIVGLIYAVIYYFLFRFLITTFNFATPGREEDDTDAFAAAQEAAAKSTGKKAAEVSNS; translated from the coding sequence ATGGAGAACAACGTGACTACAAAGAAGTCGGGTGGCGCGTTTGCCGTCGCCCAGCGGCTTGGTCGCTCGCTCATGTTGCCGATCGCCACGCTGCCCGCAGCGGGCCTTCTACTGCGTCTCGGCCAGGGCGACATGCTCGGTGCTGACGGCGTGGCCAAGCACCTGAGCGCGATGCAGCCGGTTGCCGACGTTATGGCCGCTGCCGGTGGCGCCGTCTTCAGCAACCTGCCGCTGATCTTCGCCGTCGGTGTGGCAGTCGGCTTCGCCAAGAAGTCCGACGGCTCCACCGGTGTGGCTGGCCTATTCGGCTACCTGGTCCTGACCGGTGTCTTCAATGCCCTGGCTCCCCACTGGGGTGCTGGCGGCGACGGTGCCGACAAGCCAAACACCATTAACTACGGCGTGCTCGCCGGCCTCATCATCGGTGTGGTCGCGGCCAAGCTGTGGGAGAAGTACTACCGCGTGAAGCTGCCTGACTGGCTGGCCTTCTTCGGTGGTCGCCGCTTCGTGCCGATCGTGACCTCTGGAGCCGCTGTGCTCATTGGTGTGGTCATGGGTGCGATCTACCCCGCCTTCAACTGGGCCATCAACGAGAAGCTCGGTGGCTGGCTGATCGAGGCCGGTACCCACGGTGGCGTTGGCGGCTCTCTTGCCTACTTCGTCTACGGTGTCATCAACCGCCTGCTCATCCCCTTCGGCCTGCACCACTTGTGGAACTCCCTGCCCTGGTTCCAGCTTGGCACCTGCAAAGGCGCAGACGGCACGGAGGTCCACGGCGACCTCAACTGCTTCTTCCAGGGTGTCAATGGTTCCAACTCCTGGTCTGGCGGCTTCATGACCGGCTTCTTCCCGATCATGATGTTCGCTCTACCCGCCGCCGCCCTGGCCATGTGGCACACCGCCAAGCCGGAGAAGCGCAAGGCCACCGGTGCCCTCATGATCTCCGTGGCTCTAACCGCCTTCCTCACTGGTGTGACCGAGCCCCTGGAGTACTCCTTCGCCTACGTCGCCTTCCCGCTGTACGCCGTCCACGCGATCCTCACCGGTCTCGCGCTGGTTATCGTCAACGCCCTGGGCATCAAGACCGGCTTCACCTTCTCCGCTGGCCTCTTCGACTACCTGATCAACATGGGTAAGTCCTCCGAGCTGTCCGGCGGCTTCTTCCAGGGCCCGGTGATGCTTGTCATCGTCGGCCTGATCTACGCCGTCATCTACTACTTCCTCTTCCGCTTCCTCATCACGACGTTCAACTTCGCGACCCCTGGCCGCGAGGAGGATGACACCGATGCCTTCGCTGCTGCCCAGGAGGCCGCTGCAAAGTCCACCGGCAAGAAGGCCGCTGAGGTCAGCAATAGCTGA